In the genome of Planctomyces sp. SH-PL62, the window AGGTGGCCGAGGCGATGGGCTTCCCGGTCATCATCAAGGCCTCGATGGGGGGCGGCGGCCGGGGGATGCGGGTCGTCAACAAGGCCGAGGAGTTCGACGGGGCCCTCGAACAGGCCCGCAGCGAGGCCAAGGCCGCGTTCGGCTGCCCCGACGCCTTCGTCGAGAAGTTCATCGCCAAGGCCAAGCACATCGAGGTCCAGCTCCTGGGCGACAAGCACGGGAACCTCGTGCACCTGCACGAGCGCGACTGCTCGATCCAGCGCCGGCACCAGAAGGTCATCGAGATCGCCCCGGCCTACAACCTCGACGAGGGCCTGCGGCGGTCGATCTGCGACGCCGCCCTGGAGATCGGCCGGGCCGTCGGCTACGAGAACGCCGGCACGGTCGAGTTCCTGGTCGACGACGCGGACGGGACCTTCTCGTTCATCGAGGTCAACCCCCGCCTCCAGGTCGAGCACACCGTCACCGAGGTCGTCACCGGGATCGACCTGGTCAAGAGCCAGATCCTGATCGCCCAGGGAGAGCCGCTGGCCAACCCCGCGATCGGCATCTCCGGCCAGGACGCGGTCCGCACCGAGGGCTTCGCGATCCAGTGCCGGATCACCACCGAGGACCCGGCCAACGGCTTCACCCCGGACTACGGCCGGATCACCCACTACCGCTCCTCCGGCGGCCCGGGGATCCGGCTCGACGGCGGCTCCACCACCTCCGGCGCGATCGTCACGCCGTTCTACGACTCGCTGCTGGTCAAGGTCACCACCTACGGCCGCCGGTTCGTCGACGCCGCCTCCCGGATGGAGCGCGCGCTGCAGGAATACCGCATCCGGGGGGTGAAGACGAACATCCCGTTCCTCATCAACGTCGTCACCGACGAGACGTTCCTGGGAGGCCGATGCACCACCCGGTTCATCGACCAGACCCCGTCGCTCTTCGAGTTCGCCGAGCGCCGGGACCGGGCCACCAGGCTCCTCGCCTACATCGGCGACGTGACCGTCAACGGCTTCCCGGGCGTGAAGCGCGACCCCGGCCGCAGGATCCCGGCGGAGCCGGCCCCCCCGGCCTACGACCACCTGGACCCGATCCCCGACGGCACCCGCCAGCGGTTCAAGCAGCTCGGCCCCGAAGGGTTCGCCAAGTGGGTCCGCGAGCAGAAGCCCCTGCTCGTGACCGACACCAGCTTCCGGGACGCCCACCAGAGCCTCCTGGCCACCCGGCTGCGGACCCGCGACATGCTCCGCGCGGCCGACGCCTACGCCCACCGCCTCCCCGGCCTGTTCTCGCTGGAGATGTGGGGGGGCGCCACGTTCGACACCGCCATGCGGTTCCTCAAGGAAGATCCCTGGGAGCGGCTCGCCGCGCTCCGCGAGCGGATCCCCAACATCCTCTTCCAGATGCTGATCCGGGGCTCCAACGCGGTCGGCTACACGAGCTACCCGGACGACGTCGTCGCCGCCTTCGTCAAGACGGCGACCGACGCCGGGATCGACGTCTTCCGCGTCTTCGACTCGCTCAACTGGGTCCCGAACATGGGGGCCTGCATCGAGGCCGTCCGCGACGCCGGCGGGATCTGCGAGGCCGCCATCTGCTACACCGGCGACCTGCTCGACCCCGGCCGCCCCAAGTACGACCTCGCCTACTACGTCGCGATCGCCAAGGACCTGGAGAAGCGCGGGGCCAACCTGATCGCCATCAAGGACATGGCCGGGCTCTGCAAGCCGTTCGCGGCCGTGAAGCTGATCAAGACGCTCCGCGAAGAGGTGGGTGTGCCGATCCACTTCCACACCCACGACGTCGGCGGGGCCCAGGCGGCCAGCGTGCTCCTGGGCGCCGAGGTCGGCCTGGACGTCGCCGACGGGGCCGTCGCGGCGATGTCGGGGCTCACCTCGCAGCCGAACCTGAACGCGATCGTCGAGGCCCTGCGGTTCACCGACCGCGACACGGGCGTCGACCACCAGTCCTTGATCGACGTCAGCCGCTACTGGGACGAGGTCCGCGACCTCTACAAGCCGTTCGAGTCCGGCCCGCGGTCGCCGGCGGCCGACCTCTACGACCTGGAGATGCCCGGCGGCCAGTACACCAACCTGTACCAGCAGGCCGACGCCCTGGGCCTCGCCCCGCGCTGGCTGGAGGTCTGCCAGGCGTACAGCCGGGTGAACTTGATGTTCGGCGACATCGTGAAGGTCACGCCGTCGTCGAAGGTCGTCGGCGACATGGCCCTGTTCCTGGTCGCCAACAACCTGACCGCGGACGACGTGATGGACCCCGAGCGCGAGCTGGCGTTCCCGGACAGCGTCGTCGAGTTCATGGAAGGCCGCCTGGGCCAGCCCCCGGGGGGCTTCCCGCCGGCCCTCCAGAAGCGGATCCTCCGCGACCGCAAGCCCCTGACCGACCGCGCCGCCGCCAACCTCCCCCCCGTCGACCTCGACGCCGTCCGCGCCAAGGTCGCCGAGATCCGGGGCGGCGACGACCCGGCCGCGATCTCGGACTTCGACGTCCTCAGCTACCTCATGTACCCCCGCGTCTTCCCGGACCTCGTGGCCCACGAGCGGGCGTTCTCCGACACCTCCGTCCTCCCCACCCCCGTCTTCTTCTACGGGGCCGAGGCGGGCGAGGAGTACCCCTTCGAGATCGAGCCGGGAAAGACCCTGATCGTCAAGCTCCTGGCCGTGGGCGAGCCCCACGCCGACGGCATGCGCACGGTCTTCTTCGAGCTGAACGGCCAGCCCCGCGAGGTCGAGGTGCCCGACCGCTCGCTGGCCTCCTCGGTCGTCGAGGCCCCCAAGGCCGACCCGGCCGACCCGATGCAGATCGGCTCGCCGCTGCCGGGCCTGATCGTCGGCGTGGCCGTGAGCGTGGGCGACCCGGTCCGCAAGGGCCAGAAGCTCTTCTCGATCGAGGCCATGAAGATGGAGACCACCATCAACGCCGAACGGCCCGGCCGCGTCGCCGAACTCCCCGCGAAGGTCGGGCTCCAGGTCAAGGCCGGCGACCTCCTCGTCAAGCTGGCCGACGCCTGACCCCCCGCGACGCGAGCCCGCCATGCCCCCCTGGCCGTTCGTCCGCGAGCTGCTGATCCATGACGAGCTGGAGTCGACCAGCACCGTCGCCAGGGCGATGGTGGTCGACCCCGGCCGTCTCCCCCCGTTCGCGGTCTGGGCGCGGCGGCAGACCCGGGGGCGGGGCCAGCGCGCCAACGCCTGGTGGTCCGACGAGGGCTCGCTCACCTTCACCCTCGTCCTCGACCCGGACGCGCACGGCGTCCGGGTCGACCAGGAGCCCCGGATCGCCCTGATGACGGCCGTGGTCCTGGTCGAAGCCGTCGCCGCGCTCGGGCTGGTCGACCCCGGCCTGGGCGTCCGCTGGCCGAACGACGTGGAGGTCGGCGGGCGGAAGCTCGCCGGCATCCTCCCGGAGCGCGTCGAGACCCCGGCCGGCGACCGCATCCTGATCGGCGTCGGCGTCAACGTCGCGACCCGGCTCGACCTGGCCCCCCCCGAGGTCGCCGCCATGGCGACCTCCCTGGGCGCTCTCCAGCCCCGACCGTTGACCGTCGCCTACCTCCCCACCTTCCTCGCCGCCGTCCTGGAGGGCTTCCCCCCCGCGCTCCGGCGGCTGGCCGCAGACGACCCGACCCTCGCCGCGACCTGGGAACGGCTCGATCTCCTCCGGGGCCGCCCGATCCGCGCGGCGATCGGCCCCCGCAACCTCATCGGCGTCGGCCGGGGCGTCGACCCCCAGGGCGCCCTGCTGGTCGACGACGGCCGCGAGATCCACCGCCTCTTCGCGGGCCGCATCCTCCGCGACGCCTGAGCCCCGGCCGCCCATCGGTCGTCATGGCCGCGCGACGATCACGCCCCTCCGACTCTGGGAGGGCCTCTCTCCCAGGGCGTCGGCCTGGCCTTTGCGGCTTCGTTTCAGGACTTCGAAGTATATAATTCCAGGACGCTCCGCGGACCAACCGCCGCGAGCCGACGAGGTCCGAGGGGCGGGCGTTCTTTCGAAACCGACCGGGTCCACCGCGACGAAGGAAAGGGAGGCGTC includes:
- a CDS encoding pyruvate carboxylase, whose product is MKSFRKLMVANRGEIAIRIFRSAHELGIRTVALYSHEDRFALHRLKADEAYQIGQAGEPIRSYLNIQAIVDLAVEKGVDAIHPGYGFLSENAEFARACAAAGIVFVGPTPEILERLGDKVAARALAERAGVPVLKGSEPVVPGAEARKVAEAMGFPVIIKASMGGGGRGMRVVNKAEEFDGALEQARSEAKAAFGCPDAFVEKFIAKAKHIEVQLLGDKHGNLVHLHERDCSIQRRHQKVIEIAPAYNLDEGLRRSICDAALEIGRAVGYENAGTVEFLVDDADGTFSFIEVNPRLQVEHTVTEVVTGIDLVKSQILIAQGEPLANPAIGISGQDAVRTEGFAIQCRITTEDPANGFTPDYGRITHYRSSGGPGIRLDGGSTTSGAIVTPFYDSLLVKVTTYGRRFVDAASRMERALQEYRIRGVKTNIPFLINVVTDETFLGGRCTTRFIDQTPSLFEFAERRDRATRLLAYIGDVTVNGFPGVKRDPGRRIPAEPAPPAYDHLDPIPDGTRQRFKQLGPEGFAKWVREQKPLLVTDTSFRDAHQSLLATRLRTRDMLRAADAYAHRLPGLFSLEMWGGATFDTAMRFLKEDPWERLAALRERIPNILFQMLIRGSNAVGYTSYPDDVVAAFVKTATDAGIDVFRVFDSLNWVPNMGACIEAVRDAGGICEAAICYTGDLLDPGRPKYDLAYYVAIAKDLEKRGANLIAIKDMAGLCKPFAAVKLIKTLREEVGVPIHFHTHDVGGAQAASVLLGAEVGLDVADGAVAAMSGLTSQPNLNAIVEALRFTDRDTGVDHQSLIDVSRYWDEVRDLYKPFESGPRSPAADLYDLEMPGGQYTNLYQQADALGLAPRWLEVCQAYSRVNLMFGDIVKVTPSSKVVGDMALFLVANNLTADDVMDPERELAFPDSVVEFMEGRLGQPPGGFPPALQKRILRDRKPLTDRAAANLPPVDLDAVRAKVAEIRGGDDPAAISDFDVLSYLMYPRVFPDLVAHERAFSDTSVLPTPVFFYGAEAGEEYPFEIEPGKTLIVKLLAVGEPHADGMRTVFFELNGQPREVEVPDRSLASSVVEAPKADPADPMQIGSPLPGLIVGVAVSVGDPVRKGQKLFSIEAMKMETTINAERPGRVAELPAKVGLQVKAGDLLVKLADA
- a CDS encoding biotin--[acetyl-CoA-carboxylase] ligase codes for the protein MPPWPFVRELLIHDELESTSTVARAMVVDPGRLPPFAVWARRQTRGRGQRANAWWSDEGSLTFTLVLDPDAHGVRVDQEPRIALMTAVVLVEAVAALGLVDPGLGVRWPNDVEVGGRKLAGILPERVETPAGDRILIGVGVNVATRLDLAPPEVAAMATSLGALQPRPLTVAYLPTFLAAVLEGFPPALRRLAADDPTLAATWERLDLLRGRPIRAAIGPRNLIGVGRGVDPQGALLVDDGREIHRLFAGRILRDA